From Marmota flaviventris isolate mMarFla1 chromosome X, mMarFla1.hap1, whole genome shotgun sequence, the proteins below share one genomic window:
- the LOC114089624 gene encoding transcription elongation factor A protein-like 5, translating into MEKFYKENEGKPENEGKTEDEGSTEDEGKSDEEEKPDEEGKPAREGKLEDEGEPEEKGQSKDGGKAEKQGKSEGQSKSPGEGKPESQAKPASEPRAAEKRPAEDYVPRKAKRKTDRGTDDSPKDSQEDLQDRHLSSEEMMRECADVSRAQEELRKKQQKMGSFHWMQRDAQDAFNPRGQRGVRGVRGGGRGQKDLEDVPFV; encoded by the coding sequence ATGGaaaaattctacaaagaaaatgaaggaaagccAGAAAATGAGGGAAAGACGGAAGATGAAGGGAGTACAGAAGATGAAGGAAAATCAGATGAAGAAGAAAAGCCAGACGAGGAGGGGAAGCCAGCAAGGGAGGGAAAGCTAGAGGATGAGGGAGAGCCAGAGGAGAAGGGACAATCGAAAGATGGGGGCAAGGCAGAAAAGCAGGGCAAGTCGGAAGGTCAGAGCAAGTCACCAGGGGAGGGCAAGCCAGAATCCCAGGCAAAGCCAGCCAGCGAGCCGCGGGCCGCCGAAAAGCGCCCCGCTGAAGATTATGTGCCCCggaaagccaaaagaaaaacGGACAGGGGCACCGACGATTCCCCCAAGGACTCTCAGGAGGACTTACAGGACAGGCATTTGAGCAGTGAGGAGATGATGAGAGAATGTGCAGATGTGTCAAGGGCTCAGGAAGAGCTaaggaaaaaacaacagaaaatgggtAGTTTTCACTGGATGCAAAGAGATGCTCAGGATGCCTTCAACCCAAGGGGCCAGCGGGGTGTCAGGGGAGTGAGGGGCGGAGGTAGGGGCCAGAAGGACTTAGAAGATGTTCCATTTGTCTAA
- the LOC114090301 gene encoding protein BEX1, which yields MESKEKQVLKNLSEENNHQENEEKGEKEQDANKREPLALPLEAGEYFVPRGNRRRFRVRQPILHYRWDLMHRLGEPQARMREENMERFGEEVRQLMEKLRERQLSHSLRAVSTDPPHHDHHDEFCLMP from the coding sequence ATGGAGTCCAAAGAGAAACAAGTGTTAAAAAATCTCAGCGAGGAAAACAACCatcaggaaaatgaagaaaagggtgAAAAGGAGCAAGATGCTAATAAAAGGGAGCCCTTGGCCCTCCCTTTGGAAGCTGGTGAATACTTTGTGCCTAGAGGAAATCGTAGGCGATTCCGTGTTAGGCAGCCCATCCTGCACTATAGATGGGACCTGATGCACAGGCTTGGAGAGCCACAGGCAAGGATGAGAGAAGAGAATATGGAAAGGTTTGGGGAGGAGGTGAGACAGCTCATGGAAAAGCTGAGGGAAAGGCAGTTGAGTCATAGCCTGCGTGCAGTTAGCACTGACCCCCCTCACCATGACCATCATGATGAGTTTTGCCTTATGCCCTGA